A single region of the Acanthopagrus latus isolate v.2019 chromosome 11, fAcaLat1.1, whole genome shotgun sequence genome encodes:
- the lim2.2 gene encoding LOW QUALITY PROTEIN: lens intrinsic membrane protein 2.2 (The sequence of the model RefSeq protein was modified relative to this genomic sequence to represent the inferred CDS: substituted 1 base at 1 genomic stop codon): protein MEVTAEKRARGGFTITHMLHSIIRSFVRRTMRARGTGLKKDRHTATASDPGETRAKPELLNVXEDSALPSFSKMLNTLAGGGTLCGVAALVLLIVSTATDFWMQYRYSGSSANQGLWRFCINHKCHAHTITVAFWDATRAFMLLAVLSCFAGVVLGLSAFTNGTKNRRVRTGGIALVLSGFLALLALAIYTGVTVTFFGKRFLDWRFSWSYIIGWVAIILAFAAGVFQLCAYQRTTAEPAPSNNPDS, encoded by the exons atggaggtgaCTGCAGAGAAGCGAGCAAGGGGGGGATTTACCATAACTCACATGCTGCACTCGATCATTCGCTCTTTTGTGAGGCGCACAATGAGAGCCAGGGGTACAGGGCTTAAAAAGGATAGGCACACTGCTACAGCCAGCGACCCTGGAGAGACACGAGCCAAACCAGAG TTGCTGAATGTTTAGGAGGACAGCGCTTTGCCCAGCTTCTCCAAGATGCTGAACACCTTGGCGGGAGGAGGCACGCTCTGCGGCGTGGCTGCCCTCGTGCTTCTCATCGTTTCTACGGCAACAGACTTCTGGATGCAGTATCGATACTCGGGCAGCTCCGCCAATCAGGGGCTTTGGAGGTTCTGCATCAACCACAAATGCCACGCTCACACCATAACTGTGG ccttCTGGGATGCCACACGGGCCTTTATGTTGCTGGCGGTGCTGAGCTGCTTCGCCGGCGTGGTGCTCGGCCTGAGCGCCTTCACTAATGGCACAAAGAACAGGAGGGTCCGCACAGGTGGCATCGCCCTCGTCCTGTCAG GTTTTCTTGCTCTGCTGGCTTTGGCAATTTACACCGGAGTGACTGTCACCTTCTTTGGCAAACGCTTCTTGGACTGGCGTTTTTCCTGGTCCTACATCATCGGCTGGGTGGCCATCATTTTGGCTTTTGCAGCAg gtgtgtttcagctctgtgCTTACCAGCGGACCACTGCAGAACCTGCTCCTTCAAATAACCCGGACAGCTGA